Proteins encoded in a region of the uncultured Paludibaculum sp. genome:
- a CDS encoding XRE family transcriptional regulator — MSDSVQVKQNSVVPESGPETVQRVLSSYDLGRKLRHLRMRKKIGLVDLGKHTGLSASMLSQLENGKLIPTLPTLARIAMVFDVGLEHFFSDRHKRALCSVIRRGERLRFPDRADAPSPAWFFECLAFSSQEKSLQAYLATFEPRERDQVNDHVHDGAEFIYVLDGSLAVVYAEDEIELQLGDSAYFDGSQPHGYRACGGVPATAIVVTTPPRL, encoded by the coding sequence ATGTCTGATTCAGTGCAGGTGAAACAGAATTCAGTTGTGCCTGAGTCAGGGCCCGAGACTGTCCAGCGAGTCCTCTCCTCGTATGACTTGGGGCGCAAGTTGCGGCACTTGCGGATGCGCAAGAAGATCGGCCTTGTGGACCTGGGTAAACATACGGGCTTGTCGGCCTCGATGCTATCGCAACTGGAGAACGGCAAGCTCATTCCCACTCTGCCCACGCTGGCGCGCATCGCCATGGTCTTTGATGTGGGTTTGGAGCACTTCTTCAGCGACCGGCACAAGAGGGCGCTGTGCAGCGTGATCCGTCGCGGCGAGAGATTGCGGTTCCCAGACCGGGCCGACGCTCCGTCTCCGGCCTGGTTCTTCGAGTGCCTTGCCTTTTCCTCGCAGGAGAAGAGCCTGCAGGCCTATCTGGCGACGTTCGAGCCTCGCGAACGGGACCAGGTGAATGACCATGTTCACGACGGTGCCGAATTCATCTACGTCCTGGATGGCTCATTGGCCGTCGTTTACGCCGAAGATGAGATCGAACTCCAGCTCGGTGACAGCGCCTACTTTGACGGTTCGCAGCCACACGGCTACCGCGCTTGCGGCGGGGTGCCGGCTACGGCCATTGTGGTGACCACTCCGCCACGGCTGTAG
- a CDS encoding glycosyl transferase family protein encodes MLENLNDWLRIADQNLARIAAATLLPLGAYLLLSGLDDLAVDLCGLWRRFLRRHPVLPVAPPDQAIAVYVPLWQESEVIGPMLDHNLAAIDYPNYQVFVGVYQNDPATRQAVRQLEARYPAVHLAEVPHDGPTSKADCLNWIRQRMLLHEDEHGGRFDLIVIHDAEDLIHPRSFSRINRYSTAYDMIQVPVLALPTAFTEWTHGVYCDDFAESQGKDLETRAGLGGFLPGCGVGTAFRREALDRLAGANQNCIFNPTSLTEDYDNGLRMFRLGCRQVMLPLERDGGSFIATREYFPRQSDKAVRQRSRWVTGNALQSWERFGWGMGLPQLWTQRWFLWRDRKGVWGNPLSLLCNVILLYGVISWLASRLGHYEWPLRHLVHSTRGMLWLLTINATLLCARLSVRTVSVARIYGVLFALGVPLRMLWGNWINTRATLASLAVWARHRWYHEPLRWLKTEHCYPSREGLMGHKRRLGELLVAMGDCRRQDVDAAILSQPPGVLLGQHLIALGLITETRLYQVLSIQQCLPLAMIEPALVSTRIARSLPRKVMREWRVLPFRIEDGALDVASPRIPNDEMQSSLQRFTRLQLRFHLVTPSQLESLQRSLL; translated from the coding sequence GTGCTTGAGAACCTCAACGACTGGCTCCGCATCGCGGACCAGAACTTGGCCCGCATCGCCGCCGCCACGTTACTTCCTCTGGGAGCGTATCTGCTCCTCAGCGGACTGGATGATCTCGCCGTTGATCTGTGCGGGCTCTGGCGCAGATTCCTGCGCCGCCATCCTGTTCTGCCTGTCGCTCCTCCCGATCAGGCCATTGCCGTCTATGTTCCGCTCTGGCAGGAGTCGGAAGTCATTGGCCCCATGCTCGATCACAATCTGGCGGCCATCGACTACCCAAACTACCAGGTGTTTGTGGGTGTATACCAAAACGACCCCGCTACCAGGCAGGCTGTCCGGCAACTTGAGGCGCGCTACCCAGCAGTCCATCTGGCGGAAGTACCCCACGACGGGCCGACGTCGAAGGCAGACTGCCTGAACTGGATCAGGCAGCGTATGCTGCTGCACGAAGACGAGCATGGCGGCCGCTTCGACCTGATCGTTATTCATGATGCCGAGGATCTGATTCACCCGCGTTCGTTCAGCCGGATCAACCGCTACTCCACCGCCTACGACATGATCCAGGTACCTGTTCTGGCGCTCCCAACCGCCTTCACAGAGTGGACTCATGGCGTCTACTGCGACGACTTCGCCGAGAGCCAAGGAAAGGACTTGGAGACGCGTGCCGGTCTGGGAGGGTTCCTGCCCGGGTGCGGAGTCGGCACGGCTTTCCGCCGCGAGGCTCTGGATCGACTGGCAGGGGCAAACCAGAATTGCATTTTCAACCCGACTTCCCTTACCGAGGACTATGACAACGGGCTGCGTATGTTCCGGCTGGGATGTCGCCAGGTGATGCTGCCGTTGGAGAGGGATGGCGGCAGTTTTATAGCGACGCGCGAGTATTTTCCCCGCCAGTCCGACAAGGCTGTTCGGCAGCGCTCCAGGTGGGTAACCGGCAACGCTCTGCAATCCTGGGAACGATTCGGTTGGGGCATGGGCCTGCCACAGCTGTGGACGCAGCGCTGGTTCCTGTGGCGCGATCGCAAGGGCGTCTGGGGGAATCCTCTCAGCCTGCTATGCAACGTGATACTTCTTTACGGCGTGATTTCCTGGTTGGCCAGCCGTCTGGGCCACTACGAATGGCCTCTCCGGCATCTTGTTCATTCCACGCGTGGAATGCTTTGGTTGCTCACCATCAACGCAACGTTGCTCTGCGCCCGGTTGAGCGTCCGCACCGTATCGGTTGCTCGCATCTACGGCGTTTTGTTCGCGTTGGGCGTCCCCCTTCGCATGTTGTGGGGCAATTGGATCAACACCCGCGCCACGCTGGCCTCGCTCGCGGTTTGGGCTCGCCACCGTTGGTATCACGAGCCGCTGCGTTGGCTCAAGACCGAGCACTGTTATCCCTCGCGCGAGGGGCTGATGGGACACAAACGCCGCCTGGGCGAGTTGCTGGTTGCGATGGGCGATTGCAGGAGACAGGATGTCGATGCGGCCATCCTCTCCCAGCCGCCCGGGGTGCTGCTGGGCCAGCACCTGATAGCCCTCGGCTTAATCACGGAAACTCGCTTGTATCAGGTGCTTAGCATCCAGCAATGTCTGCCGTTGGCGATGATCGAACCGGCCCTGGTCAGCACGCGCATCGCCCGATCGTTGCCGCGGAAGGTAATGCGGGAATGGCGTGTTCTTCCGTTTCGCATTGAGGACGGCGCGCTGGATGTCGCCTCGCCGCGTATTCCGAACGATGAAATGCAGAGCTCTCTCCAGAGGTTCACCCGACTCCAACTTCGGTTCCATCTGGTCACGCCTTCGCAACTCGAGTCGCTGCAGCGCAGCCTGCTCTAG
- a CDS encoding helix-turn-helix transcriptional regulator, with the protein MNLMARELISASVGGDLEREILNLPDLLAGAGQLTRIDRPAGQTPLLAWATALANGRPGTRYRAVALMDPARRLLIDSAALEAAFHFTKAETRLAEQIANGHSPLEAAQALGITIHTVRTYLKRLYQKTGVRTQATLVRKLLQTTRSLPF; encoded by the coding sequence ATGAACTTGATGGCGCGGGAACTAATCTCCGCGTCGGTGGGAGGTGATCTCGAACGCGAGATCCTGAATCTGCCTGACCTACTGGCGGGCGCGGGCCAGTTGACACGAATTGACCGGCCCGCCGGTCAGACTCCGCTGCTGGCGTGGGCGACGGCCCTCGCCAATGGCAGGCCGGGGACCAGGTACCGGGCGGTCGCGCTCATGGACCCGGCGCGGCGGCTGTTAATCGATTCGGCGGCACTGGAGGCGGCCTTCCATTTCACCAAGGCCGAGACGCGGCTGGCTGAACAGATCGCCAATGGCCACTCACCGCTGGAGGCCGCCCAGGCTTTGGGCATCACCATCCATACGGTCCGGACTTATCTGAAACGGCTCTACCAAAAGACCGGCGTGAGGACTCAGGCAACGCTTGTCAGAAAGCTGCTGCAGACAACCCGAAGTCTGCCATTCTAG
- a CDS encoding pyridoxal phosphate-dependent aminotransferase produces MKLASSMTRIGVETAFEVLVRARGLEAQGRHIIHLEIGEPDFATPSHIVEAAKQALDDGWTHYGPTQGQPELREAIARYISRTRGITVGPERVCVVPGGKPIIFFPMMALLDPGDEVIYPNPSFPIYESMINYLGAVPVPMPLLEDRGFSFDLDLFRSKLSDRTKLVILNSPANPTGGVMPKEDIAAIAEMLRDRDVVVLSDEIYSRMSYGREVVSISTFPNMLDKTIILDGFSKTYAMTGWRMGYGVMPLPLVDAVNKLMVNSNSCTASFTQRAGIAALTGPQEPSEAMIAEFRRRRDVFVAELNTIPGFRCPMPEGAFYAFPNIEGTGWKSKPLADALLEQAGVAALSGTAFGAFGEGYIRLSYANSMDNLREAAARIRRFFAS; encoded by the coding sequence ATGAAGTTAGCATCCAGCATGACGCGGATTGGAGTCGAAACCGCGTTCGAAGTACTGGTGCGAGCCCGGGGCCTCGAAGCCCAGGGGCGGCACATCATCCATCTCGAAATCGGGGAACCTGATTTCGCGACCCCAAGCCACATCGTGGAGGCGGCCAAACAGGCGCTGGACGACGGGTGGACGCACTACGGCCCCACGCAGGGCCAACCGGAGCTGCGCGAGGCCATCGCGCGCTACATTTCCCGCACGCGGGGCATCACCGTCGGCCCCGAACGGGTGTGTGTTGTACCGGGCGGAAAGCCGATTATCTTCTTTCCCATGATGGCTTTACTGGATCCCGGCGACGAGGTGATCTACCCCAACCCGTCGTTCCCCATCTACGAGTCGATGATCAACTACCTCGGTGCAGTGCCGGTGCCAATGCCGCTGCTGGAAGACCGCGGCTTCAGTTTTGACCTGGACCTGTTCCGCTCAAAGCTCTCTGACCGGACCAAGTTGGTGATCCTCAACTCTCCGGCAAATCCCACCGGTGGCGTGATGCCTAAGGAAGATATTGCCGCCATCGCGGAAATGTTGCGCGATCGGGACGTTGTGGTGCTGTCGGATGAGATCTATAGCCGCATGAGCTACGGGCGTGAGGTGGTGTCGATCTCCACTTTTCCGAACATGCTGGACAAGACGATCATCCTGGACGGCTTTTCGAAGACGTACGCAATGACCGGCTGGCGTATGGGGTATGGGGTGATGCCGCTTCCACTGGTGGACGCGGTGAATAAGCTCATGGTGAACTCCAATTCGTGCACCGCCAGTTTCACGCAGCGTGCCGGGATCGCCGCCCTCACAGGACCCCAGGAACCGTCGGAAGCGATGATTGCCGAGTTCCGGCGCCGCCGGGACGTTTTCGTCGCCGAGCTGAATACGATACCCGGTTTCCGTTGCCCGATGCCCGAGGGGGCGTTCTACGCCTTCCCGAACATCGAAGGAACGGGGTGGAAATCGAAGCCACTGGCCGACGCTTTGCTCGAGCAGGCAGGGGTCGCGGCCCTCAGCGGAACGGCCTTCGGTGCCTTTGGCGAGGGTTACATCCGGCTGAGCTACGCGAACTCCATGGACAACCTACGAGAGGCGGCAGCACGGATTCGTCGTTTCTTTGCCTCCTGA
- a CDS encoding sigma-70 family RNA polymerase sigma factor, whose protein sequence is MHIPAISLGVAMNEPRELPLSPAVTPEWREKQDQFVQANMRRVFLIIYRIVGNVADSQDLTQEAFIKALQRQDQLKDLDKAAHWLSRIASNTAIDFLRRQGRANLTEIDEVCDPLTTAPERSPESLLLRSEHQDYLAEGLNRLTARERTALILRDVEDLPAEEVARRLNCGKATVRSHIANARTKLRKYLERNRQDRKRP, encoded by the coding sequence ATGCACATTCCGGCCATCAGTCTTGGTGTGGCAATGAACGAGCCGCGAGAGCTGCCCCTGAGTCCGGCGGTTACCCCGGAATGGCGGGAAAAACAGGACCAGTTCGTCCAGGCCAACATGCGGCGCGTGTTCCTCATCATCTACCGCATCGTGGGGAACGTTGCCGACTCGCAAGACCTTACCCAGGAAGCGTTTATCAAGGCGCTTCAGAGGCAGGACCAACTCAAGGATCTTGACAAGGCCGCCCACTGGCTGTCCCGCATCGCCTCCAATACGGCCATCGACTTTCTCCGACGGCAGGGCCGGGCGAACCTTACTGAGATCGACGAGGTGTGTGATCCACTCACCACTGCGCCCGAGCGCAGCCCTGAGTCGCTGTTGCTCCGCTCCGAGCATCAGGACTATCTGGCTGAGGGTCTCAACCGCCTCACGGCGCGCGAGCGGACAGCCCTCATCCTCCGCGATGTCGAGGACTTGCCGGCCGAAGAGGTGGCCCGCCGTCTGAATTGCGGCAAGGCGACCGTCCGGTCGCACATCGCCAATGCGCGCACCAAGTTGCGCAAGTATCTGGAACGGAACCGACAGGACAGGAAACGCCCATGA
- a CDS encoding CPBP family intramembrane glutamic endopeptidase, which translates to MPDAIPHAKPGLFGLLLRGALFLLFIRYAGGLIGWLLSGTSILVAAAMSLFVAATLASLFVVRTFERGRLEDIGMAWGASSVRHLWLGVASGVVAALVTLVVPVGIRMASIVPSTDPANAFTPGKLLLVSVVLLFGAVGEEMMFRGYAFQILLRAYGPWWVIPPFGVLFALAHMDNMGTNPMGIFNTGLWGILFGYAFYRSGDLWLPIGLHFGWNWTLPLFGVNLSGFTMGLSGYTLRWTAGPLWSGGAYGAEGSILATVSVVMLGVWLWRASLERQAAPLLDSGPEPEPQTRKES; encoded by the coding sequence ATGCCGGACGCAATTCCTCATGCCAAGCCGGGGCTGTTTGGGCTGCTGCTGCGCGGCGCCTTGTTCCTGCTGTTCATTCGTTACGCGGGCGGCCTGATCGGATGGCTGCTGAGCGGAACCAGTATTCTGGTTGCCGCGGCCATGAGCCTGTTCGTCGCCGCCACGCTGGCCAGTCTGTTCGTCGTGCGGACGTTTGAGCGCGGGCGACTGGAAGACATCGGCATGGCCTGGGGCGCGTCGAGCGTACGCCACCTTTGGCTGGGGGTGGCCAGCGGGGTTGTGGCGGCCCTGGTGACGCTGGTGGTTCCAGTGGGCATCCGCATGGCGTCTATCGTGCCTTCCACGGATCCTGCCAACGCCTTCACGCCAGGCAAGCTGTTGCTTGTCTCCGTGGTTCTGCTGTTCGGCGCGGTGGGCGAGGAGATGATGTTCCGTGGGTACGCGTTCCAGATTCTGCTACGCGCCTATGGACCTTGGTGGGTGATTCCACCCTTCGGCGTGCTGTTCGCCCTGGCCCATATGGACAACATGGGCACAAACCCGATGGGTATCTTCAACACCGGCCTGTGGGGCATCCTGTTCGGCTATGCGTTCTACCGCAGCGGCGATCTGTGGCTCCCCATTGGACTGCACTTCGGATGGAACTGGACGCTGCCCCTCTTTGGCGTGAACCTAAGCGGGTTTACCATGGGATTGTCGGGCTACACTCTGCGCTGGACAGCCGGACCGCTATGGAGCGGCGGGGCCTACGGCGCTGAGGGAAGTATCCTGGCGACGGTCAGCGTGGTGATGTTGGGTGTTTGGTTGTGGCGGGCTTCGCTGGAACGGCAGGCAGCGCCGCTGCTGGACTCCGGCCCGGAGCCGGAGCCGCAAACACGAAAGGAGTCGTGA
- a CDS encoding ADOP family duplicated permease has product MWAFFQDIASALRSTIRHWGITATVAGTLGLGIGATTAVFATVEAMALRPLPYPDSDRLVLASALLRNEPWPISFPEFIDWQDQNRSFALMAAVVNGGESALLQGGEAHLVNVAQVSGSLFPVLGVQPSMGRTFLPEEDRPGAAPIVVLSHGLWQRRFSLDPRVLGRTLTIGSRSYQVVGVMPAQFDYPRGTDAWIALGPNQIPNRRARGLWIVGRLRPSLSLTNASDDMNLIAHRLENQYPVSNAGFSIRLEWLRAAIIGELGRKMVLLLAAASLLLLMACTNIAGVLLARGVSRRHEIALRMALGASRSRIFSHLLAECAILALGALAVGLLLSAFSVQLIRSLAPLLKLAPDQIRVGGHVLLFAVLASVCTVLIFGIVSVIQSGGVHLNTHLRGSWSTPRGGHGIQSLPMMIQLGVTTTLLTTSGLLLKSLFLLANAQPGFDPARIVSLRVLLPGTDPVHQAAVVEAIRSRLEGLPGARSVAAASGLPMGRPFLPSSFRIEGAPDLRSGDRNLAGFGCVTRGYVAALRIPLLQGEDFGPPRAQEVEQRSRILINRALARRLFPGDRSGSPVGRVLLVWGGQKLEIAGVIGDVPREFVTAAATPEIYTDCTVIPMPSVNFVIRMASGTHWPTTKEIKQQVRGVDATVPVVDVQTMDELLDQSMSHHRLLAAVVTGYGCISLLIAGVGLYGFMSYISRLRTREIAIKLALGAHPSDILARLLWRAVVLSVGGIALGLSGSWVVSRTLDQRLLYGIRASDPVTLAAVSVLVLAVLLCASFLPAYRSARLDPLSALRCE; this is encoded by the coding sequence ATGTGGGCATTCTTTCAGGACATAGCGTCGGCTCTTCGAAGCACAATCCGCCACTGGGGAATTACGGCGACAGTCGCGGGCACGCTCGGGTTGGGAATCGGAGCTACGACGGCTGTTTTTGCCACAGTCGAAGCCATGGCCTTGAGGCCTCTTCCATATCCCGATTCCGATCGCTTGGTTCTCGCTTCGGCGCTCTTGAGGAATGAGCCTTGGCCCATCTCCTTCCCGGAGTTTATCGATTGGCAGGACCAGAACCGTTCCTTCGCGTTGATGGCGGCCGTAGTCAACGGAGGAGAATCGGCACTCCTTCAAGGTGGTGAGGCGCACCTCGTGAATGTCGCCCAGGTGAGCGGCTCTCTTTTCCCCGTTCTGGGTGTGCAGCCTTCCATGGGAAGGACGTTTCTCCCGGAAGAGGACCGGCCTGGAGCAGCCCCGATCGTCGTACTGAGCCATGGTTTGTGGCAACGCCGGTTTAGCCTCGATCCGCGGGTTCTAGGCAGGACGCTTACCATTGGCAGCCGCTCTTATCAGGTCGTCGGCGTTATGCCGGCCCAGTTCGACTATCCCAGAGGCACCGATGCGTGGATCGCCCTTGGGCCGAACCAAATACCAAACCGGCGCGCGCGTGGGCTCTGGATTGTCGGACGGCTTCGCCCCAGTCTTTCCCTGACAAACGCCTCAGACGACATGAACCTGATCGCGCACCGTCTGGAGAATCAGTACCCAGTGTCGAATGCCGGTTTTAGCATCCGCCTGGAGTGGCTGAGGGCCGCCATCATCGGGGAGCTCGGGCGGAAGATGGTTCTCCTGCTGGCCGCCGCGAGCCTGCTGCTCCTAATGGCTTGCACCAACATAGCGGGTGTCTTGTTGGCACGAGGCGTCTCTCGACGCCACGAGATCGCTCTGCGCATGGCTCTCGGCGCCTCGCGAAGCAGGATCTTCAGCCATCTGTTGGCGGAGTGCGCCATTCTGGCCTTAGGAGCTTTGGCCGTCGGACTCCTCCTCAGTGCGTTCTCCGTGCAACTCATCAGATCGCTGGCTCCTCTCCTGAAATTGGCCCCGGACCAGATTCGGGTCGGCGGACACGTGCTGCTCTTTGCCGTGCTCGCGTCCGTTTGTACAGTGCTGATCTTTGGGATCGTGTCGGTGATCCAAAGCGGGGGTGTGCACCTCAACACTCACCTCCGTGGATCGTGGTCAACGCCCCGCGGCGGGCACGGGATCCAGAGTCTGCCCATGATGATTCAGTTGGGGGTGACCACCACGCTCCTGACCACATCGGGGTTGCTGTTGAAGAGTCTCTTCCTGCTCGCCAACGCACAGCCTGGGTTTGATCCCGCACGCATAGTGTCCCTCAGGGTGCTCCTCCCCGGGACGGACCCTGTCCATCAGGCAGCGGTCGTAGAGGCAATCCGGTCCCGTCTCGAAGGCCTGCCCGGCGCCAGATCAGTTGCGGCCGCCAGTGGTCTGCCTATGGGTAGGCCGTTCCTGCCCAGTTCGTTTCGCATAGAAGGGGCACCCGACTTACGGTCTGGCGATCGCAATCTTGCCGGCTTTGGCTGTGTGACCCGAGGGTACGTCGCCGCGTTGAGGATCCCGCTACTGCAAGGCGAGGATTTTGGCCCGCCGCGTGCCCAAGAGGTCGAACAGCGGAGTCGTATTCTGATCAACCGGGCTCTGGCCCGGAGGCTTTTCCCCGGTGATCGCTCCGGATCGCCAGTCGGGCGGGTACTCCTGGTCTGGGGCGGTCAGAAGTTGGAGATTGCAGGCGTCATTGGGGACGTCCCCAGAGAGTTTGTCACGGCAGCGGCAACACCGGAGATCTACACTGATTGCACGGTGATTCCCATGCCATCCGTGAACTTCGTGATTCGAATGGCATCGGGGACGCACTGGCCGACCACCAAGGAGATCAAGCAGCAGGTTCGAGGCGTCGATGCCACGGTTCCCGTTGTGGACGTTCAGACGATGGATGAGCTCCTGGACCAGTCGATGTCCCACCATCGGCTGCTCGCGGCAGTAGTCACCGGCTACGGCTGCATTTCCCTGCTGATCGCCGGGGTCGGACTCTATGGCTTCATGTCTTACATTTCGCGGCTGCGAACGCGGGAGATCGCGATCAAACTCGCCCTTGGTGCGCATCCGTCCGACATCCTTGCCCGTTTGTTGTGGCGCGCGGTTGTCCTTTCCGTCGGCGGAATCGCACTTGGTTTGAGCGGGTCGTGGGTCGTCAGTCGCACCCTTGACCAGAGGCTGCTATACGGGATCCGTGCCTCTGACCCGGTGACTCTGGCCGCCGTATCGGTTCTTGTGCTGGCGGTTCTTCTCTGCGCGAGCTTCCTGCCCGCCTACCGCTCCGCGCGTCTGGACCCGTTGTCGGCACTCCGATGCGAATAG
- a CDS encoding peptide deformylase, translating into MPVRRILQLGDPLLRAVSSPVDPSLAIAVLQDLDDTLVEFRRTHGFGRGISAIQIGAAVRVVFLRVDGIRYELINPEYTWRSPEMFELWDDCFSFPQLMVRLRRHQSVGIRYQSRDGVGHDLTAEGALSELLQHEIDHLDGVLAVDRAQGPNPLATREEWLRQHQA; encoded by the coding sequence ATGCCCGTCCGGCGTATCCTCCAACTCGGCGATCCGCTGCTGCGCGCCGTCTCTTCGCCCGTCGACCCCAGCCTCGCCATCGCCGTTCTCCAGGATCTTGACGACACTCTTGTAGAGTTTCGCCGCACTCACGGTTTCGGACGCGGCATCAGCGCCATCCAGATCGGCGCCGCGGTGCGCGTCGTCTTCCTGCGGGTCGACGGCATCCGCTACGAACTCATCAACCCCGAATACACCTGGCGGAGTCCGGAGATGTTCGAGCTCTGGGATGACTGTTTCTCGTTTCCGCAACTCATGGTGCGTCTGCGCCGCCACCAGTCCGTTGGCATCCGCTACCAGAGCCGCGACGGCGTCGGGCACGATCTGACGGCCGAAGGTGCTCTCTCGGAACTCCTCCAGCACGAGATTGACCATCTCGATGGCGTGCTCGCCGTCGACCGCGCTCAGGGCCCAAACCCGCTGGCGACCCGGGAAGAATGGCTTCGGCAGCATCAAGCGTAG
- a CDS encoding PilZ domain-containing protein: MIERRTEPRMLCADLVDVRWKDKANRARRAVANLEDISLSGACIQLDMQVPLGTLVRISYPKGEFAGIVRYCQFREIGYFVGIQFEAGCKWSRTSFRPLHLLDPRSISKKPASRSKAGPFSAPT; the protein is encoded by the coding sequence ATGATTGAGCGGCGCACAGAACCGAGAATGCTGTGTGCGGATCTGGTCGATGTCCGCTGGAAGGACAAGGCCAACCGCGCGAGGCGGGCGGTAGCCAACCTGGAGGACATCTCTCTCTCCGGGGCATGCATTCAGCTGGATATGCAGGTTCCCCTGGGGACCCTGGTCCGCATCTCCTATCCCAAAGGCGAGTTTGCGGGCATTGTCCGCTACTGCCAATTTCGTGAAATCGGCTACTTCGTCGGCATCCAGTTCGAAGCCGGCTGCAAGTGGTCCCGCACCAGCTTCAGACCGCTGCATCTGCTGGATCCACGGTCTATCTCCAAGAAGCCAGCCTCGCGTTCCAAGGCCGGGCCGTTCAGCGCGCCAACTTGA
- a CDS encoding sugar phosphate isomerase/epimerase: MFSESSRRSFLQGVPAAMAAATAVPVVHAAGDAVAGDVRLGVASYSFREFGRSLCIKGTKQLNTPYLCIKEFHALYRSTPEELDKAKADFKKAGLTLTGGGTVYMLKDDMDDIKTYFEYAKRLGMPMMNIGATAKSLPMIEKTLKQYDIQIAVHNHGPEDKHFPAPSDALKLMKDMDPRMGVCIDVGHTTRTGKNVVEEIQAAGPRLLDMHMKDLRDLMAKESQCDVGDGAMPVVAIFKELKKMNYKGIVHLEYEVNGDNPLPGMQKSFAYMRGVNAALRA, encoded by the coding sequence ATGTTCTCCGAATCCAGCCGCAGATCTTTTCTACAGGGCGTTCCGGCCGCTATGGCGGCGGCCACCGCAGTCCCGGTCGTACACGCCGCCGGTGACGCCGTTGCCGGCGATGTCCGCCTTGGCGTGGCCAGCTACTCCTTCCGCGAATTCGGCCGTTCGCTCTGCATCAAGGGTACGAAGCAGCTCAACACGCCGTACCTGTGCATCAAGGAGTTTCATGCCCTTTACCGCTCCACGCCCGAGGAGCTGGACAAAGCCAAGGCCGACTTCAAGAAGGCTGGCCTAACCCTTACCGGCGGCGGAACGGTCTACATGTTGAAGGACGACATGGACGACATCAAGACGTACTTCGAGTACGCCAAGCGGCTGGGCATGCCGATGATGAATATCGGCGCGACAGCGAAGTCGTTGCCTATGATCGAGAAGACGCTCAAGCAGTACGACATTCAGATCGCGGTCCACAATCACGGCCCCGAAGACAAGCACTTCCCTGCCCCGTCGGACGCCCTGAAGCTGATGAAGGACATGGACCCGCGCATGGGGGTCTGCATCGACGTAGGTCATACGACGCGCACGGGCAAGAATGTGGTTGAAGAGATCCAAGCGGCCGGGCCGCGCCTGCTCGATATGCACATGAAGGATCTGCGCGATCTGATGGCGAAGGAGAGCCAGTGTGACGTGGGCGACGGCGCGATGCCGGTGGTGGCCATCTTCAAGGAGTTGAAGAAGATGAACTACAAGGGCATTGTCCACCTGGAATACGAGGTCAACGGCGATAACCCGCTGCCCGGCATGCAGAAGAGCTTCGCCTATATGCGCGGCGTCAACGCGGCTCTGCGGGCGTAG